Proteins co-encoded in one Candidatus Thiodictyon syntrophicum genomic window:
- a CDS encoding HsdM family class I SAM-dependent methyltransferase, whose product MNASTLIQKIWNFCHTLRDDGVGYGDYLEQLTYLLFLKLAHEYAQEPYGRDTHIPRGYDWASLRSKTGEPLEAHYLALLHRLGQGTGMLGAIFFKAQNKIQDPAKLSRLVQLIDAEDWISLDADTKGDLYEGLLQKNAEDTKSGAGQYFTPRPLIQAMVECVRPEPMRTIADPACGTGGFFLGAYAWLTRPGQTLDRRQKEFLSRKTFSGNEIVASARRLCLMNLFLHSIGDLDDEPMVDRADALVGDPGWRYDYVLANPPFGKKSSMTITNAEGEEDRDALTYERQDFWETTSNKQLNFLQHIVTILKASGKAAVVLPDNVLFEGGAGERIRRKLLETCEVHTLLRLPTGIFYANGVKANVLFFDNRLKDGQVHTQGLWIYDLRTNRHFTLKTRPLKFDDLRDFITCYNPENRFERKETERFKYYPYAELVARDKASLDLFWLKDDALDNLDDLPPPQILQQEIIEHLEAALMAFRDVAAGLAK is encoded by the coding sequence ATGAATGCATCGACCCTGATCCAGAAGATCTGGAACTTCTGCCACACCCTGCGCGACGACGGCGTCGGCTATGGCGACTACCTGGAGCAACTCACCTATCTGCTGTTCCTGAAGCTGGCGCACGAGTATGCCCAGGAGCCCTATGGCCGTGATACCCATATCCCCCGGGGCTATGACTGGGCGAGCCTGAGGTCGAAGACCGGCGAGCCGCTGGAGGCGCATTATCTGGCCCTGCTGCACCGGCTGGGCCAGGGGACCGGGATGCTCGGGGCGATTTTCTTCAAGGCACAGAACAAGATCCAGGACCCGGCCAAGCTCTCGCGGCTGGTGCAACTGATCGACGCGGAGGACTGGATCAGCCTGGATGCGGACACCAAGGGCGATCTGTACGAGGGCCTGCTGCAGAAGAATGCGGAGGATACCAAGAGCGGCGCCGGTCAGTATTTCACGCCGCGTCCGCTGATCCAGGCGATGGTGGAGTGCGTCCGCCCCGAGCCCATGCGGACCATCGCCGACCCCGCCTGCGGCACCGGCGGCTTCTTTCTCGGTGCCTATGCCTGGCTCACCCGCCCGGGGCAGACGCTGGACCGGCGCCAAAAGGAGTTTCTGAGCCGCAAGACCTTCTCCGGGAATGAGATAGTGGCGAGCGCGCGCCGCCTCTGTCTGATGAATCTGTTCTTGCACAGTATCGGCGATTTGGACGATGAACCGATGGTCGACCGTGCCGACGCACTGGTCGGCGATCCCGGTTGGCGGTATGACTATGTGCTGGCCAATCCGCCCTTCGGCAAGAAGAGCAGCATGACCATCACCAATGCGGAGGGTGAGGAGGACCGCGACGCACTGACCTATGAGCGTCAGGACTTCTGGGAGACCACCTCGAACAAGCAGCTCAATTTTCTCCAACACATTGTTACCATCCTCAAGGCCAGCGGCAAGGCGGCCGTGGTGCTGCCCGACAATGTCCTGTTCGAGGGGGGCGCGGGTGAGCGCATCCGCCGCAAGCTGTTGGAGACCTGCGAGGTCCATACGCTGCTGCGCTTGCCGACCGGGATCTTTTATGCCAACGGGGTGAAGGCCAATGTGCTGTTCTTCGACAATCGCCTGAAGGACGGGCAGGTCCATACCCAGGGCCTGTGGATCTATGACCTGCGCACCAACCGGCACTTCACGCTCAAGACCCGGCCGCTGAAGTTCGACGATCTGCGCGATTTCATCACCTGCTATAACCCCGAGAATCGTTTTGAGCGCAAGGAGACTGAGCGCTTCAAGTATTACCCCTATGCCGAGCTGGTCGCCCGCGACAAGGCGAGCCTGGACCTCTTCTGGCTCAAGGATGACGCGCTGGACAATCTGGATGACCTGCCGCCCCCGCAGATCCTGCAGCAGGAGATCATCGAGCACCTGGAGGCCGCCCTGATGGCGTTTCGGGACGTGGCCGCGGGGCTGGCGAAGTGA
- the hisA gene encoding 1-(5-phosphoribosyl)-5-[(5-phosphoribosylamino)methylideneamino]imidazole-4-carboxamide isomerase: MLLIPAIDLKDGRCVRLRQGRMEDETVFSDDPVEMAGRWVGQGARRLHLVDLNGAFAGEPVNGAAIRAIAARYPDLPLQVGGGIRDEATIAAYLAAGVSFCIIGTQAVTEPAFVARACRAFPGHLIVGLDAKDGQVAIRGWAEVTEHRVEELSKRFEGDGVAAIVYTDIGRDGMMTGPNIAATRALAAAVALPIIASGGITDLADIRALAQAARVPDRPGITGAITGRAIYEGTLDFAAGQRLADDLAATPS; this comes from the coding sequence GTGCTCCTGATTCCCGCCATCGATCTCAAGGACGGCCGCTGTGTACGCTTGCGCCAAGGGCGCATGGAGGACGAGACCGTGTTTTCCGACGACCCGGTGGAGATGGCCGGGCGCTGGGTGGGGCAGGGCGCCCGGCGACTGCACCTGGTGGATCTCAACGGCGCCTTCGCCGGTGAGCCGGTCAACGGCGCGGCCATCCGCGCCATCGCCGCCCGCTATCCGGACCTGCCGCTGCAGGTCGGCGGCGGCATCCGTGACGAGGCGACCATCGCCGCCTATCTCGCGGCCGGGGTGAGCTTCTGCATCATCGGCACCCAGGCCGTGACCGAGCCCGCCTTCGTCGCCCGAGCCTGCCGCGCCTTCCCCGGCCACCTCATCGTCGGGCTGGACGCCAAGGACGGACAGGTCGCCATCCGCGGTTGGGCCGAGGTCACCGAACACCGGGTCGAGGAACTCTCCAAACGCTTCGAGGGCGACGGCGTCGCGGCCATCGTGTACACCGACATCGGCCGTGACGGCATGATGACCGGTCCCAACATCGCGGCGACCCGGGCGCTCGCCGCGGCGGTCGCGCTCCCGATCATCGCCTCCGGCGGCATCACCGACCTGGCGGACATCCGCGCCCTGGCCCAGGCCGCGCGGGTGCCCGACCGGCCGGGCATCACCGGCGCCATCACCGGCCGCGCCATCTACGAGGGCACGCTCGACTTCGCCGCCGGGCAGCGTCTCGCCGATGACCTGGCCGCCACCCCTTCCTGA
- the hisI gene encoding phosphoribosyl-AMP cyclohydrolase, whose translation MSDTWLDTIKWDADGLVPAIAQETGTGTILMMAWMNREALALTRETGHAVYWSRSRRKLWHKGEESGHQQVVRALRIDCDADVVLMEVEQRGGIACHTGRHHCFFRELDGVGNWVEIAPVLKDPDAIYHR comes from the coding sequence ATGAGCGACACCTGGCTCGACACCATCAAGTGGGACGCGGACGGCCTGGTGCCGGCCATCGCCCAAGAGACCGGCACCGGCACCATCCTGATGATGGCCTGGATGAACCGCGAGGCGCTCGCCCTGACGCGGGAGACCGGCCATGCCGTCTACTGGTCGCGCTCGCGCCGCAAGCTCTGGCACAAGGGCGAGGAGTCCGGCCATCAGCAGGTGGTGCGGGCCCTACGCATCGATTGCGACGCCGACGTGGTGCTGATGGAGGTGGAGCAGAGGGGCGGCATCGCTTGCCACACGGGTCGCCACCACTGCTTTTTCCGGGAACTGGACGGCGTCGGCAACTGGGTCGAGATCGCCCCGGTGCTCAAGGACCCGGACGCCATTTACCACCGATGA
- a CDS encoding Uma2 family endonuclease, protein MSATAQSLARVHRLSVADYHRMGETGILGPELRTELIDGEIIEMPPIGHPHAGTVKLLANLLKEAVGSAAVLAVQDPVWLDDHSEPLPDIALLRPRSDYYRSGHPGPDEVLLLIEVADSSLRYDREVKIPRYARAGIPEVWLVDLGGSALSIYREPGASGYAQVSKAADLAAVPLPLAGPVVCDLSALF, encoded by the coding sequence ATGAGTGCCACCGCCCAATCGCTAGCCCGTGTCCACCGCCTCAGCGTGGCCGACTACCATCGCATGGGCGAGACCGGCATCCTCGGGCCGGAGTTGCGTACCGAGTTGATCGATGGGGAGATTATCGAGATGCCGCCGATCGGCCACCCCCATGCCGGGACCGTCAAGCTCCTTGCCAACCTCCTGAAAGAGGCCGTCGGGAGCGCCGCGGTCCTGGCCGTCCAAGACCCGGTTTGGCTCGACGACCATTCCGAACCCCTACCCGACATCGCCCTGCTGCGCCCCCGCTCGGACTACTACCGCAGCGGTCATCCCGGCCCGGACGAGGTGTTGCTGCTGATCGAGGTCGCCGACAGCAGCCTGCGCTACGATCGCGAGGTGAAGATCCCGCGCTACGCCCGGGCCGGTATCCCCGAGGTCTGGCTGGTCGATCTGGGCGGCAGTGCGCTCAGCATCTACCGGGAACCGGGCGCGAGCGGCTATGCGCAGGTCAGCAAAGCCGCCGACCTCGCGGCCGTGCCGCTGCCCCTTGCCGGTCCGGTGGTCTGCGACCTCTCCGCCCTCTTCTGA
- a CDS encoding phosphoribosyl-ATP diphosphatase, with product MTDILERLADVLETRKQADPESSYVARLYAKGLDAILKKIGEEATETVMAAKDGEADKIVYEVADLWFHTLVLLAHQGLRPARVLAELDRRYGLSGIAEKAARGEQGAVKES from the coding sequence ATGACCGACATACTCGAACGCCTGGCCGACGTCCTGGAAACCCGCAAGCAGGCGGACCCGGAGTCTTCCTATGTCGCCCGGCTCTATGCCAAGGGGCTGGACGCGATCCTGAAAAAGATCGGGGAGGAGGCGACCGAGACGGTCATGGCGGCCAAGGACGGGGAGGCGGACAAGATTGTCTACGAGGTGGCGGACCTATGGTTTCACACCCTGGTGCTGCTGGCGCACCAAGGCCTGCGCCCAGCGCGGGTGTTGGCGGAACTGGATCGGCGCTACGGCCTCTCGGGTATTGCGGAGAAGGCGGCGCGCGGCGAGCAGGGGGCCGTGAAGGAATCGTAA
- the tatA gene encoding Sec-independent protein translocase subunit TatA, translating to MGLGGLHVWHLLILLVVVLLVFGTKKLKNIGQDLGDAVKGFRSAMGSGEKGEEPKQIDESAPRRVADPAPTAARSKVGATPAAGDPRSDWPNS from the coding sequence ATGGGCCTTGGTGGTTTGCATGTCTGGCACCTGTTGATCCTGTTGGTGGTCGTGCTGCTGGTGTTCGGCACCAAGAAGCTGAAGAACATCGGCCAGGACTTGGGCGATGCGGTCAAGGGCTTTCGCAGCGCCATGGGGTCCGGTGAGAAGGGCGAGGAGCCCAAGCAGATCGATGAGTCCGCGCCGCGGCGCGTGGCCGATCCGGCGCCGACGGCCGCGCGGTCCAAGGTCGGGGCGACGCCCGCGGCCGGGGACCCGCGCTCCGATTGGCCGAACTCCTGA
- the tatB gene encoding Sec-independent protein translocase protein TatB has protein sequence MFDIGFWELMVVGVVALVVIGPKDLPRVARLAGLWLGRARRTLATVKDEIDREFKAQELQDILKKQAQGNPLQRILEEPVVPPPAASRPDADAEPGRHLSEPPERIATKS, from the coding sequence ATGTTCGATATCGGCTTTTGGGAACTGATGGTGGTCGGGGTGGTCGCCCTGGTGGTGATCGGCCCCAAGGACCTGCCCAGGGTGGCGCGTCTGGCCGGACTCTGGCTGGGGCGGGCGCGCCGCACCCTGGCCACGGTCAAGGATGAGATCGACCGTGAGTTCAAGGCCCAGGAACTTCAGGACATCCTGAAAAAGCAGGCGCAGGGCAACCCGCTGCAGCGCATCCTGGAGGAGCCGGTGGTGCCGCCGCCCGCTGCCTCCCGCCCCGATGCGGACGCCGAACCGGGGCGACACCTGTCCGAGCCGCCCGAGCGAATCGCCACGAAATCCTAA
- the tatC gene encoding twin-arginine translocase subunit TatC, giving the protein MAPSTEPDDPGAEQPFLSHLVELRDRLIWMLVGIGVALVVTFPFANSLYTYVAAPLIAKLPQGGHMIATQVISPFLAPFRLALMAAVFLAMPWLLYQLWAFVAPGLYRHEKRLAIPLLASSVVLFYLGMLFAYYLVFPLIFGFMAATTPEGVAMMTDITAYLDFVLALFFAFGVAFEVPVATILLVAIGVTTPDALAAKRPYIIVGAFVVGMVLTPPDVFSQTMLAIPMWLLFELGVFFSRILVRDRAAREAAEAAQAAGPGPLPPPAPPPGRPGGGSQPSFPSVMGDELEPDDPGPPPDWRPLTDEEMESELDRADAEHAANRPASAPTSAPAPLDRVEEKIRRANRLRELENHFAARQVLYEVLEEGDESQRRTARNILNSLNGS; this is encoded by the coding sequence ATGGCCCCGTCCACCGAACCCGATGACCCGGGCGCCGAACAGCCCTTTCTCTCCCACCTGGTCGAACTGCGCGATCGGCTGATCTGGATGCTGGTCGGGATCGGCGTGGCCTTGGTGGTGACCTTCCCCTTCGCCAACAGCCTCTATACCTATGTCGCCGCCCCGCTGATCGCCAAGCTCCCGCAGGGCGGCCACATGATCGCCACCCAGGTGATCTCGCCCTTCCTCGCACCCTTCAGGCTGGCGCTGATGGCGGCCGTGTTCCTGGCCATGCCCTGGCTGCTCTATCAGCTCTGGGCCTTCGTCGCGCCGGGGCTCTACCGCCACGAAAAGCGCCTGGCGATCCCACTCCTGGCCTCCAGCGTGGTGCTCTTCTACCTGGGTATGCTGTTCGCCTACTATCTGGTGTTTCCGCTCATCTTCGGCTTCATGGCCGCGACGACCCCGGAAGGTGTGGCGATGATGACGGACATCACGGCCTACCTGGACTTCGTGCTCGCCCTGTTCTTTGCCTTCGGTGTGGCCTTCGAGGTCCCGGTCGCGACCATCCTCCTGGTTGCCATCGGGGTCACGACCCCCGATGCCCTGGCCGCCAAGCGCCCGTATATCATCGTCGGGGCCTTTGTGGTCGGCATGGTGCTGACGCCGCCCGATGTCTTCTCCCAGACCATGCTCGCGATCCCGATGTGGCTACTGTTCGAGCTGGGGGTCTTCTTCTCCCGCATCCTGGTCCGTGACCGGGCCGCCCGGGAGGCCGCGGAGGCGGCCCAGGCCGCGGGTCCCGGTCCGCTCCCGCCCCCCGCACCGCCGCCCGGGCGGCCAGGCGGCGGTAGTCAGCCGTCCTTCCCGTCCGTGATGGGGGACGAGCTGGAGCCCGATGATCCCGGCCCCCCCCCGGACTGGCGTCCGCTGACCGACGAGGAGATGGAGTCCGAGTTGGACCGCGCCGATGCCGAACACGCGGCCAACCGGCCGGCGTCCGCGCCAACATCCGCGCCGGCCCCGCTCGATCGGGTCGAGGAAAAGATCCGGCGGGCCAACCGGCTGCGCGAACTGGAGAACCACTTCGCCGCCCGGCAGGTGCTCTACGAGGTGTTGGAGGAGGGCGACGAATCCCAGCGCCGCACGGCGCGCAACATCCTCAACTCACTCAACGGGTCCTGA
- a CDS encoding LysR family transcriptional regulator — protein MASGSQIHYKQNRLKQLRAFCHAARTGSVSAAADKIFLSQPTVSLQIQALEREFDTVLFERRGPKIRLTPEGQLLFEMAAPLVEGMDRLHDAFAVQCGRVDQGALNIAAGESTILYILPEPVRSFVQQYPGIELKLHNVTGRDGLAMLRADEADLAVGSLMEVPDDINYRPFVTYRPTLITPKDHPLAGRESVTLAEIAPFEMILPPRHLSTWRMVDLVFKQHNLAYRVTLEAGGWEVIKKYVELGLGISIVTDVCLTGEENLARVPLDQYFPKRSYGIVQRRGKFLSPQTKCFVKILDRAFADRVVEAVPEQVGEEPRWDDAMLG, from the coding sequence ATGGCCTCTGGATCCCAGATCCACTACAAACAGAATCGATTGAAGCAATTGCGGGCCTTTTGCCATGCGGCGCGCACCGGCAGCGTCAGTGCCGCCGCCGACAAGATCTTCCTCAGCCAGCCGACCGTGTCACTCCAGATCCAGGCCCTGGAGCGGGAGTTCGACACGGTGCTCTTCGAGCGGCGCGGCCCCAAGATCCGTCTCACACCCGAGGGTCAGCTCCTCTTCGAGATGGCCGCCCCCCTGGTGGAGGGCATGGACCGGCTCCACGACGCCTTCGCCGTCCAGTGCGGGCGGGTCGATCAGGGCGCGCTCAATATCGCCGCCGGTGAGTCGACGATCCTCTATATCCTGCCGGAGCCGGTGCGCAGCTTTGTCCAGCAGTATCCCGGCATCGAACTGAAGCTGCATAACGTGACCGGCCGCGACGGGCTTGCCATGTTGCGCGCGGACGAGGCGGATCTGGCCGTGGGCTCCCTGATGGAGGTCCCCGACGACATCAACTACCGCCCCTTCGTCACCTACCGCCCGACCCTGATCACCCCGAAGGACCACCCCTTGGCCGGGCGGGAGTCCGTCACCCTGGCGGAGATCGCACCCTTCGAGATGATCCTGCCGCCCCGGCACTTGAGTACCTGGCGGATGGTGGATCTCGTGTTCAAACAGCACAATCTGGCCTACCGGGTGACCCTGGAGGCGGGCGGCTGGGAGGTCATCAAGAAGTATGTGGAGTTGGGGCTGGGCATCTCCATCGTCACCGACGTGTGCCTGACCGGCGAGGAGAATCTGGCCCGGGTACCGTTGGATCAGTATTTCCCCAAGCGCAGCTACGGCATCGTGCAGCGGCGCGGCAAGTTCCTCTCACCTCAGACCAAGTGCTTCGTCAAGATCCTGGACCGCGCCTTCGCCGACCGCGTCGTGGAGGCGGTGCCGGAGCAGGTGGGCGAAGAGCCCCGTTGGGATGACGCGATGCTGGGGTGA
- a CDS encoding cation:proton antiporter yields the protein MTQNPIVFTFFLVFTGAAILATAALAARQSLLVAYIGLGMLFGPWGLALVGDATLVSQSAEVGIMFLLFLLGLDLTPQDLARSLRRTTLVTVGSAVLLLIIGGGIGLLAGFTPVEALIVGAAMGFSSTIIGLKLLPTTALHHQRIGEIIISILLLQDLFAIALLLLLKGLAAGATPWLQIALLVLTLPGLVVFAGLAARFVLIPLIRRYDRFREYIFLIAIGWCLGMAELAGLLGLSPEIGAFIAGVAMASSPIALYIAESLRPLRDFFLVLFFFGVGAQFNLGMAADVLTPALLLAAAALTLKPAIFRLLLVHTGEPPARAWEIGFRLGQLSEFSLLIAGLALTTGALGERAAYSLQFATVLTFLASSYLVVLRFPTPIAISDALRRD from the coding sequence ATGACCCAAAACCCGATCGTCTTTACCTTTTTCCTGGTCTTCACCGGCGCCGCGATCCTGGCCACCGCCGCCCTGGCCGCGCGCCAGTCGCTCCTGGTCGCCTATATCGGGCTCGGCATGCTGTTCGGTCCCTGGGGGCTGGCCCTGGTGGGCGACGCCACCCTGGTCTCCCAGTCGGCCGAGGTGGGCATCATGTTCCTGCTGTTCCTGCTGGGGCTCGATCTCACCCCGCAGGACCTGGCCCGCAGCCTGCGCCGCACCACGCTGGTGACCGTAGGCAGCGCGGTGCTGCTCCTGATCATCGGGGGGGGGATCGGACTGCTGGCCGGTTTCACGCCGGTCGAGGCCCTGATCGTCGGTGCCGCCATGGGCTTCTCCAGCACCATCATCGGACTCAAACTGCTCCCGACCACCGCACTCCACCATCAGCGCATCGGCGAGATCATCATCAGCATCCTGCTGTTGCAGGACCTGTTCGCGATCGCCCTGCTCCTGTTGCTCAAGGGCTTGGCCGCGGGCGCCACCCCCTGGCTGCAGATCGCCTTGCTGGTGCTCACGCTCCCCGGGCTGGTGGTCTTCGCGGGGCTTGCCGCGCGTTTCGTCCTGATCCCGCTCATCCGCCGCTACGACCGCTTTCGCGAATACATCTTCCTGATCGCCATCGGCTGGTGCCTGGGGATGGCAGAGTTGGCGGGGTTGCTGGGGCTCTCCCCTGAAATCGGGGCCTTCATCGCCGGGGTCGCGATGGCGTCGAGCCCCATCGCGCTCTACATCGCCGAGAGCCTGCGACCGTTGCGGGACTTTTTCCTGGTGCTCTTTTTCTTCGGGGTGGGGGCGCAATTCAACCTGGGGATGGCGGCTGACGTCTTGACCCCCGCCCTGTTGCTGGCCGCCGCCGCGCTGACGCTCAAGCCGGCGATCTTCCGCCTGCTCCTGGTCCACACCGGCGAGCCCCCGGCGCGGGCCTGGGAAATCGGGTTCCGGTTGGGACAACTGAGCGAATTCTCGCTCCTCATCGCCGGCCTGGCCCTGACCACCGGCGCCTTGGGCGAGCGGGCCGCCTACAGCCTCCAGTTCGCCACCGTCCTGACCTTCCTCGCTTCGTCTTATCTGGTGGTCCTGCGCTTTCCGACCCCCATCGCCATCTCCGACGCCCTGCGGCGGGATTGA
- a CDS encoding helix-turn-helix domain-containing protein, translating to MDLTKRIGQRLRAARQAQGLSLSDLSGRTGSLSKSRISNYEQGIRRMGLEEAQELAVALGTVTATYLLCLDDKDPLSQDERHLVDRYRDTDSRGRETILKVAETQAIYRVETPPKPPDSEGGEGIPVGN from the coding sequence ATGGACCTAACGAAGAGAATCGGCCAACGCCTGCGCGCTGCACGCCAAGCGCAGGGCCTAAGCCTTTCCGACCTGTCGGGCCGTACCGGCTCCTTGTCCAAGTCACGCATCAGTAACTATGAACAGGGCATCCGCCGCATGGGACTCGAAGAGGCCCAGGAGTTGGCGGTTGCCCTGGGCACCGTGACGGCCACCTATCTGCTGTGCCTGGACGACAAGGACCCCCTGTCCCAGGACGAGCGCCACCTGGTGGATCGCTACCGCGATACCGATTCCCGTGGCCGGGAAACGATCCTCAAGGTCGCCGAAACCCAGGCCATCTACCGGGTGGAAACCCCCCCGAAACCGCCGGACAGCGAGGGCGGAGAAGGGATACCCGTGGGGAATTAG
- a CDS encoding cache domain-containing protein, whose protein sequence is MKKTLIACAVVGCAALLSGVALAADTGTPDEAKALSQKAQTTVDTLGKDKAFAAFSTAEFKPKDLYVFCMDMDGKMLSHPLKPELVGKNLLDFKKYGDELFKNMIAKVKTSKEGWVDYKWPYPGTEEIKAKTSYVMANKDGFFCGVGAYK, encoded by the coding sequence ATGAAGAAGACCCTGATCGCCTGCGCCGTCGTCGGCTGCGCCGCGCTGCTGAGCGGCGTTGCCCTGGCCGCCGACACTGGCACCCCGGACGAGGCCAAGGCCCTGTCCCAGAAGGCCCAGACCACCGTCGACACGCTAGGCAAGGATAAGGCCTTCGCCGCCTTCTCCACGGCGGAGTTCAAGCCGAAAGACCTCTATGTTTTCTGCATGGACATGGACGGGAAGATGCTCTCCCACCCGCTCAAGCCGGAACTGGTCGGCAAGAATCTGCTCGACTTCAAAAAGTACGGCGACGAGTTGTTCAAGAACATGATCGCGAAGGTCAAGACCTCCAAGGAGGGCTGGGTGGACTACAAGTGGCCCTACCCGGGCACGGAAGAGATCAAGGCCAAGACCAGCTACGTGATGGCCAACAAGGACGGCTTCTTCTGCGGGGTCGGCGCCTACAAATAG
- the urtA gene encoding urea ABC transporter substrate-binding protein, protein MRKRDMIKRLVLGAGLALGLTAAMAPVAADDPIKVGVLHSLSGTMAISETTLKDTVLMLVDAQNKKGGLLGRQLEAVVVDPASNWPLFAEKARELLAKDKVAVVFGCWTSVSRKSVLPVFEELNGLLFYPVQYEGEESSKNVFYTGAAPNQQAIPAVDYLMNELGVQRWVLAGTDYVYPRTTNKILEAYLKQKGVAKEDIMINYTPFGHSDWQSIVADIKKFGATGKKTAVVSTINGDANVPFYKELGNQGVSAETIPVVAFSVGEEELSGIDTKPLVGHLAAWNYFMSVEAPENAAFITKWHDFIKNPKRVTNDPMEATKIGFDLWVKAVEKAGSTDTNKVAAAIIGLETPNLTGGIARMLPNHHITKPVLIGEIQDDGQFAVVWQTAGTVPGDAWSDFLPGSKDLEADWTAPVKCGNYNTKTKKCLGAQAAK, encoded by the coding sequence ATGCGCAAACGCGACATGATCAAGCGGCTGGTACTGGGGGCGGGCCTGGCCTTGGGGCTCACGGCGGCCATGGCGCCGGTAGCGGCGGACGACCCTATCAAGGTCGGGGTGCTGCACTCACTCTCGGGCACCATGGCCATCAGTGAAACCACGCTCAAGGACACCGTGCTGATGCTGGTCGACGCGCAAAACAAGAAGGGCGGCCTGCTCGGCCGGCAGTTGGAGGCGGTGGTGGTCGACCCGGCCTCGAACTGGCCCTTGTTCGCCGAAAAGGCGCGCGAACTATTGGCGAAGGACAAGGTGGCCGTGGTGTTCGGCTGCTGGACCTCGGTTTCACGCAAGTCCGTCCTGCCGGTCTTCGAGGAGCTCAATGGGCTCCTCTTCTACCCGGTGCAATACGAGGGCGAGGAATCGTCCAAGAACGTGTTCTACACCGGTGCCGCGCCCAACCAGCAGGCGATCCCGGCGGTGGATTATCTGATGAACGAGTTGGGGGTGCAGCGCTGGGTCCTGGCCGGCACTGACTATGTCTACCCGCGCACCACCAACAAGATCCTCGAGGCCTATCTCAAGCAAAAGGGGGTGGCCAAGGAGGACATCATGATCAACTACACCCCCTTCGGCCACTCCGACTGGCAGTCGATCGTCGCCGACATCAAGAAGTTCGGTGCCACCGGCAAGAAGACCGCCGTGGTCTCCACCATCAACGGCGACGCCAATGTGCCCTTCTACAAGGAATTGGGTAATCAGGGCGTCTCCGCCGAGACCATCCCGGTCGTCGCCTTCTCGGTGGGCGAGGAGGAACTCTCCGGCATCGATACCAAGCCACTGGTCGGGCACCTCGCCGCCTGGAACTATTTCATGAGTGTGGAGGCCCCGGAGAATGCCGCCTTCATCACCAAGTGGCACGACTTCATCAAGAACCCCAAGCGCGTCACCAATGACCCCATGGAGGCGACCAAGATCGGCTTCGACCTGTGGGTGAAGGCGGTGGAGAAGGCCGGCAGTACCGACACCAATAAGGTCGCGGCCGCCATCATCGGTCTGGAGACCCCGAACCTGACCGGCGGGATCGCCAGGATGCTGCCCAACCACCATATCACCAAGCCGGTGCTGATCGGTGAGATCCAGGACGACGGCCAGTTCGCCGTGGTCTGGCAGACCGCGGGCACCGTCCCCGGCGACGCCTGGTCCGATTTCCTGCCCGGTTCCAAGGACCTGGAGGCGGACTGGACCGCGCCCGTCAAGTGCGGCAACTACAACACCAAGACCAAGAAGTGTCTGGGTGCCCAGGCGGCGAAATAG